ACAACGCGCTCACCGGCACCGAGGAGGCCGTCGTCACCTCCGTGGTGCAGCTCGAGTCGCAGGACCTCGCGCAGATCGCCACGCACGTGCAGAACATCACCGGCGCCGCCAACGTCCGGATCAAGACCCGCCTTGACCCGGAGCTCATCGCCGGATTCACCGTGCAGTACGGCCGCGACAGCTCCAACTTCATCGACATGAGCGTCCGCAAGCAGATCGCGGAGATCACCTCCGAGTTCGAGATGCCCTCCGTCAACCTCGAAGTCTGATGCTTAGGTCCTCTTTTTTCTGCCGTCTCTATACATCTTCTTCTGTATCATTATTATCCGGTGAAATGTTAAAATACATAACTTGGTTCCAGCATTTGTAGTTTGTGTCAATTCCTTTTGAAGTTCACAGGAGAAAGTTCTGTATTATGTGTTGTGCAGAGGAGGGAAACCAACCTGCAAAACAGATTGGAACTAGGACCAAAGACAAAATGGGGACAAACTTTTCTGTTAGATTGTTGTCAGTAGAGTCAAGAGATCCATGCACACATATGCACTGCACAGCCTACATGCGTTAGTACATTGTAATTGTTAGAGCATCTCATCAGAAGTGGGATAGATTCAGTCCACATCAACACCAATGTCACTAGCTTGAGTGTATGCAGTTGCAATGTTTGCTGCATTAGGATTGTGTGCAGTCGAATAAGAATGTTCCTAAGCCTTAACTCCCAATCTGTCAGTGTAAACTAGGGTGAACTGCCAGTTATTCTATGAGAACTATCCACCTAACCAGTGATGGTTTTTCATTCTTTTGCAGTAATTGATGTGACAAGGATTTGCAACACCCAGTAAGGGCGTTGATCTTCTTCAGACCTGGAGATGCGACGGAGGGATTAAGGCATTCTTTTCTGCAAAATATAGTAATGACATAAATCATTTTTTCGGCAGGAGCCAGCCACTGTAATTTTCTTTTTTGCCTTTGTGCTGTTGAGATCTTGTAAAATAATATGCTCCAAAATACTCAACTATAGCAGAGTTTGCTCCTCCATCTTCAGGCGACAAAGTTAACAGCATGTAATGTATAGCTATGTATCCGACCGATCAAGTTGTGTGCAGACGTGTATAGCATGTGGCATTGCTATCAACTGGCAACCAAGATCATGTTGCATTCTGAATTTCCACTTCGTCGTGTCCATCCATGACTTAAAGCTCGAAAAGGCGTCAGGTGTGATTCTACTTCGGTTGCTCCTACA
This sequence is a window from Triticum urartu cultivar G1812 unplaced genomic scaffold, Tu2.1 TuUngrouped_contig_5634, whole genome shotgun sequence. Protein-coding genes within it:
- the LOC125529483 gene encoding ATP synthase delta chain, chloroplastic-like; protein product: MPQIVREFETAYNALTGTEEAVVTSVVQLESQDLAQIATHVQNITGAANVRIKTRLDPELIAGFTVQYGRDSSNFIDMSVRKQIAEITSEFEMPSVNLEV